One Gemmatimonadaceae bacterium DNA segment encodes these proteins:
- the atpF gene encoding F0F1 ATP synthase subunit B, translated as MLLLAAPLLAQEPAAPGGTLMSLQTNLMFWTLLIFLVLFYLLTKFAFKPITAAVEAREKALEDALASAKRDRDEAAALLAEHRAQLDAARGEVQKLIADGRATAEKMRHDLMEKARAEQQDTVERGVQEIQREKERAVAELRREAIEMAIAGASRVIEENLDSEKNRKLVERFLSTLKPAKATH; from the coding sequence ATGCTGTTGCTGGCCGCGCCGCTTCTGGCGCAGGAGCCGGCGGCGCCGGGCGGCACGCTGATGAGTCTCCAGACCAACCTGATGTTCTGGACGCTGCTCATCTTCCTGGTCCTGTTCTACCTGCTCACCAAGTTCGCGTTCAAGCCGATCACGGCGGCCGTCGAGGCGCGCGAGAAGGCGCTGGAGGACGCGCTGGCGAGCGCCAAGCGCGACCGCGACGAGGCGGCGGCGCTGCTGGCCGAGCACCGGGCGCAGCTGGACGCGGCGCGCGGCGAGGTGCAGAAGCTGATCGCCGACGGTCGGGCGACGGCGGAGAAGATGCGCCACGACCTGATGGAGAAGGCGCGCGCCGAGCAGCAGGACACGGTGGAGCGCGGGGTGCAGGAGATCCAGCGCGAGAAGGAGCGCGCGGTGGCCGAGTTGCGGCGCGAGGCGATCGAGATGGCGATCGCGGGCGCGTCGCGGGTGATCGAGGAGAATCTGGACAGCGAGAAGAACCGCAAGCTGGTGGAGCGGTTCCTGTCCACGCTCAAGCCGGCCAAGGCGACCCACTGA
- the atpH gene encoding ATP synthase F1 subunit delta — protein sequence MRDVTIAENYAGTLLELARRADDLHGWGALIGGVADAMGANETLRLFMESPRVATGQKNAVLAAAFKNAPRNFLRFLQALVRNRRQMLIPAIAVAYTDLVDGVEGRVHAAVTVARETSDPERDAIAKQLSAAFGKQVVPHFTVNSAILGGVIVRVGDAVMDGSTRKRLGLLKASLMGR from the coding sequence ATGCGCGACGTCACGATCGCGGAGAACTACGCCGGGACGCTGCTCGAGCTGGCGCGGCGGGCGGATGACCTGCACGGGTGGGGCGCGCTGATCGGCGGCGTGGCCGACGCGATGGGCGCCAACGAGACGCTGCGGCTGTTCATGGAGTCGCCGCGGGTGGCGACGGGGCAGAAGAACGCCGTGCTGGCGGCGGCGTTCAAGAACGCGCCGCGGAATTTCCTGCGGTTCCTGCAGGCGCTGGTGCGCAATCGCCGGCAGATGCTGATTCCCGCGATCGCGGTGGCGTACACGGATCTGGTGGACGGCGTGGAGGGGCGGGTGCACGCGGCGGTGACGGTGGCGCGCGAGACGAGCGACCCCGAGCGGGACGCGATCGCGAAGCAGCTGTCGGCGGCGTTCGGCAAGCAGGTGGTGCCGCATTTCACGGTGAACTCCGCGATCCTGGGCGGGGTGATCGTGCGCGTGGGCGACGCGGTGATGGACGGATCCACGCGCAAGCGGCTGGGGCTGTTGAAAGCGAGCCTCATGGGGCGGTAG
- the atpE gene encoding ATP synthase F0 subunit C: MQILPLLQAATETFGKSYSGAWAMMGAGIGAGLATIGAGIGIGRIGGSAMDGMARQPELQGNIMTSSLILSALVEGVALFAVVVALLIELKFTF; this comes from the coding sequence ATGCAAATTCTTCCGCTGCTGCAGGCCGCGACGGAGACGTTCGGCAAGTCGTACTCGGGCGCCTGGGCGATGATGGGCGCCGGGATCGGCGCGGGCCTGGCGACGATCGGTGCCGGCATCGGCATCGGCCGGATCGGCGGCTCGGCCATGGATGGCATGGCGCGCCAGCCGGAGCTGCAGGGCAACATCATGACCAGCTCGTTGATTCTCTCGGCGCTCGTCGAAGGCGTGGCGCTGTTCGCCGTCGTCGTGGCGCTGCTGATCGAACTCAAGTTCACGTTCTGA
- a CDS encoding AtpZ/AtpI family protein: protein MDRDREPNPGRDEGRFSPSKRTIPSGAQFAGIGLQFGLTIVVFVFGGIWLDAHLHTSPWLVIVGTFAGATGGFYSMYRQVMAEQRRNERDAR from the coding sequence ATGGACCGTGATCGCGAGCCAAACCCAGGGCGGGACGAGGGCCGATTCTCGCCCAGCAAGCGGACGATTCCGTCGGGCGCGCAGTTTGCCGGCATCGGGCTGCAGTTCGGGCTGACGATCGTGGTGTTCGTATTCGGCGGCATCTGGCTGGACGCGCATCTGCACACGTCGCCCTGGCTGGTGATCGTGGGCACGTTCGCCGGGGCGACGGGCGGGTTCTACTCCATGTATCGGCAGGTCATGGCGGAGCAGCGGCGGAACGAGCGGGACGCGCGGTGA
- the atpB gene encoding F0F1 ATP synthase subunit A, whose translation MRLRTFFVMLLMAAAMPAMAQNAPVAPAAQGVRAPEQEPGLRKPLGPADLIMPHITDARTMELPCFNRDWSCEVKLPSWPVRIGSTTIDMGPTKHVVFMLLAAALCLLVMVGTARAHVRASEAHGHPTGMAAGLESVVLYLRNEIFLPSLGPHGDAYVPFVLTLFFFILFMNLMGLIPYGSTPTGNVSVTATLALCAFVATETAGMKAQGLGYMKTIVYWPSDMPVAMKLPLTLVMTPVEIIGKFTKPFALTIRLFANMIAGHVIVLAMIGLVFTFGSWFIAPAPIAMAIGIMILEVLVSFIQAFIFALLAAVFIGQIRAAHH comes from the coding sequence ATGAGACTTCGCACGTTTTTCGTGATGCTGTTGATGGCCGCGGCGATGCCGGCGATGGCGCAGAACGCGCCCGTGGCGCCGGCGGCGCAGGGGGTGCGCGCGCCGGAGCAGGAGCCGGGGCTGCGCAAGCCGCTGGGCCCGGCCGACCTGATCATGCCGCACATCACCGATGCGCGGACCATGGAACTGCCCTGCTTCAATCGCGACTGGTCGTGCGAGGTGAAGCTGCCGTCGTGGCCGGTGCGCATCGGCAGCACGACGATCGACATGGGGCCCACCAAGCACGTGGTGTTCATGCTGCTGGCGGCGGCGCTCTGCCTGCTGGTGATGGTGGGCACGGCGCGCGCGCACGTGCGGGCGTCGGAGGCGCACGGCCATCCGACGGGGATGGCGGCGGGCCTCGAGTCGGTGGTGCTCTATCTGCGCAACGAGATCTTTTTGCCCTCGCTGGGCCCGCACGGCGACGCCTACGTGCCGTTCGTGCTGACGCTGTTCTTCTTCATCCTGTTCATGAACCTGATGGGGCTCATCCCCTACGGGTCCACGCCCACGGGCAACGTGAGCGTGACGGCGACGCTGGCGCTGTGCGCGTTCGTGGCCACGGAGACGGCGGGCATGAAGGCGCAGGGCCTGGGCTACATGAAGACCATCGTCTACTGGCCGAGCGACATGCCGGTGGCCATGAAGCTGCCGCTGACGCTGGTGATGACGCCGGTGGAGATCATCGGCAAGTTCACCAAGCCGTTCGCGCTCACGATCCGTCTGTTCGCCAACATGATCGCGGGGCACGTGATCGTGCTGGCGATGATCGGGCTGGTGTTCACGTTCGGGAGCTGGTTCATCGCGCCGGCGCCGATCGCGATGGCGATCGGGATCATGATCCTGGAAGTGCTGGTGTCGTTTATTCAGGCGTTCATCTTTGCGCTGTTGGCGGCGGTGTTCATCGGGCAGATCAGAGCCGCCCATCACTAA